tttaaaatgcatacaaaaattttcagaaccgacaggatttgaacctgcgactctctggcaatcgcggcttgaGCACTTTCTCTTCTCCAATTAAGCTGCGGCTCTCCTACCgacgatgccgaaattagtatatgccttcacatcttatagcgactgtagcatcatctagtaggaaacgttgcaaaaaaagcaatgtgtcatctcttgtttcaaacgtgtctcattgtaatatggacctttgaaaaagtagatcgaaactgcattTGACGATCAGGTGGGCGATAAAACgatacaaatatttacaaaaacgaTACCTAAACAAGATAAGCGCCAAGAGACAAGACTTAAACTTGGCCGTAGTTCGTTTTGTCGTGGCCAAGCTAGATCAagctctatttatttaaaaacaaacaaacaacaaaacaaagttGTCTCAGCTACAACATCGTCGTTatataagttaatttaaataattgaagcAAGTATGTGATTAACTCTAATTAATATGTTACAGTTTCCTCGGTTATGGGAAGGACAAAGCCGAAATGCCATCGACCACAAAACAACCTTGGGGCAAGCTGGAGATTTTGGACGACCCCGAAACCGTGACGAAAGCAAACCAAAAACCAATAAACAACGACATTTCTTTGGACAAAGAAGTGGAGGAGCTGTCTTCAGAAGCCCTTAGGAAGATAGATAAGAAACCAGAGAAGATCACATTGTACTCAAGCTATTTACCAAGCGGAAAAATCGAAAAACTTGATGGTAGGCCTCCTCGATTCCAATAGTAATCGTCGTCATGATATcatcctattaccggcccattactgGGTActgatctcctcccacaacgagaaggggttaagtagtccaccgcgctggcccagtgcgggttggtggacaacaaatctttaatatatatatatatatatataatgatatatatatatatatatatattatatatatatatatcattattttcaAAAGACACGGTTTAAagctgttacatatttaaaaaggcTTTAAGTTACAGTGTATTTATTGCCATACATGGCGTACATGTAAGCATCATTCAAAGAATGCAACAAATGTCATTTTgttgtataaaatccttaacagtataaaagtttttattttaaccaattttTGAGTTTAGCCTCTTGCGgtcgtcgtacgaggcgattagcttagtttatttttattttgcttattaACAGTAGCAAATTAtgacagattttatttatttattcatatgatAACCAAttcattattatgtaaatttattaattaaaattcaacacaATTCAGTGTAATTCGGTATTAATATGTCAGTAAATTTTTATGTCAAAtagtaaaatcattataaaatattaataagtaaaaatttaattcaataaatatataaagtctattaaaaaaatatcacagaCGATTGgtacaacaataaaataaaaataataaaaataaacggaggcacgagctcttttcaaaggaCTATCGAAAAGgtttatcgagtctaccggtgatcctagagcgggcagttaccttggccaacgaattagtttggccatccaaaagggcaatgctgccagcatcttagtgTGAGTGTGTGAACTGTACCtcactgcggtggtttcgaagacgttttagattttatttagttttaaatagtttattttaggttatatttataaaacaatacacacaaaagacataaaaaaaatatatatatactacgacaatacacatcgccatctagccccaaagtaagcgtagcttgatatgggtactaagatgcctgatgaatatttttatgaataatatacataaatacttataacacccagacactggaaaacacttatgttcatcacacaaacattttccagttgtgggaatcgaacccacggccttggactcagaaagcagagtcgctgcccactgcgccagtcggccgttaaatatatatataacggtAATAGCCTATATATAACGGTCCACTGCTCGACCTAAACTCTTCAAACTTCTTTTTCAGGAAATGACACGATAAACGAGATCACCGACGATGATGAGACATTCGGATTCGATGATGTAGACGACGGCAGCAATGATGCAGACAAAGGCAGATCTGGAACCTTCGTGCAGTTCCTAGAAATACTTGGCAGTGTCATACAACTGATATACGGTGGTATTGTCGCGTTTTTCTCGTCATCTAGTAAAACCACTAATTAGGCGTAATAAACTACTAATTATACGCTGGCACAGGGAGGGGAAGAGTCAATGTAGATAGTAAAAAATacggtgattttttttaaaattctccTAAAGTCTCTATATTCGTCTTAAGGTAGCTAACTATacagtattttgaattttttgaagagTGCTCTACAGCTATAGATATTAGATCTGGCTTTTTTTTAGCACAAGCTCAAACAGAAGTCTATgtccaaatacaaaaaaaaagtttttcttcaGCTTGTTAAGCCCAGGACCAAAAGAATCATTCTTAAAGCGTAAACGTCTAACAAATCTGATGAAGCTTAAAAAAGTAGccaaaaaatacagataaaatacCATAAGATTACTAAAAGCGAGACAATATCATATATTAAAACCTCTTTCTTATCCAAAATTGGACATCAATATGATAGTAGTAGGTTTAATTTGAAaggtgtttaaaattttatgttttacaagaaaaaaaaagttgtaaataCTTTGTTTTGTAAATGTTGCAAAAAATTGATCTAATTATTATGTCTAAGCAagtcttattatatttatgtgtggtatgtaatttaaattatatttatttagtgccATAGAATTAATTATCGTGTAAAAATCCAGTCTATAATTTAAGTTTGTGGTTTCGAAACGtgtgcaataataatattattaataaattatttcaaaattggtGTATTCTTTTACTTcaagatataaattaaaatgggtACTAAAATGTAAATCATAATATCTCCTCAACGCCAGctttcatttcattaaacaaCGGATATTaggttttcctttttttaacccccgacgcaaaactacggggtgttataattacacttattacttacataattgtaaggggatggtgataacttcgttcgccaacttaaagctaaagctacgagggttccaaacgcgccctggtctaagagcccacaacaaacttagccgggttttttttttattatcatctcacagtttacttatattaagctatgaagcttgagcaattcacacccaagctttttatcgtttaagtaatccttaatattgtaataggatttttctctaagcttatgttttatataaactttgaacttattctCTCAAtaacatctcaaagatttcatttggtaatttgttataaaataatatacaatttcccttgaatgactactttttatcccaggtaaCGCGGGGAACATCTAGTCTTATACGAATATAAAAATCGCTTAGCTTTCAGGAAATTAATTCGCCCACAACATTTAGCCAGTTGCCGCGTCCTTTTACAATctcatcgttcgcatgtgccgctttataatgatttagtatcaagtaatcgtaatattgtcattttatcaaagggataaatatttttaaaaatcaaattatttagcactattccacataactttagggattataaattttatctgtatatataaatatagtattttttaagtgtttattttctttttcaactttaattttatttttactatttgttttatttaattccaagttgtgtacacatactttgggtagTAGCTTAGAACActacttgttattacttatatttagatctacctttagttattacctgttttgtgtacctaataaccataaataaataaacatatatttatatatccatACAGTTGAACCAACAACGCGATCtagaaacaataaacaatttgcATTGTCTACAGTAGTGGCTTGCATATGGTTTATGACCAGGGTAGAAGGCATAAAGCAAGAAGAaggcataaaatttaaaaattctcctGCTATAGGAGTTATATCAAGAaattagggtaagcagtgcttttacgaCTGGATGAAGTGGTCTACAGTAAGTGAGAAAATCAACTTAGTAGAAAACATGGATACATAGCGCATGTTCTGAATTAAGTAAGTACCCTTTGTTTTTATAAGTGGTCGGATGAGTACCTAAGTCCGTTGTACTTAGTCAAATGGTTTTATTATGTCCAAAGTCAATAACGGCTAGACAGGGCAGATCAAAACACAGCTATCAATCACAACCGTTGAGACGTCTGCACGGGATATTTGAGAGCCAGAAATGGcagcaattatattttatcgtGTCCCCTTTTTTGACTTGTAAAGATCAAAGGTGATTTAATAGAATAAACCTTTGATGTAAGCTTTGAGATCTATTTTTGAAGGCATTTTTGACgacgaattaaaaaatatgttagccCTAGCTGGGGGTTtctatttagtagtagtagtaccaGCCCGCAGTTAGAATATTATCCAGTGGAACATATTGACCTCCATGCCTTGAAGAGCAATTAAAGCCTCCAGtccctactataaaaaaaatttataaccaCCAGGCCCCGACGCAAAAATgacgggttgttataagttgttgtgtgagtgtgagtgtgtgtgtgtgcatgtgtgtaagtgtgtttgtgtgtgcttAGTTCCCGAACGAACGAACCAATTCTGatcttgtttttttgttaaataaaagctgaatTACTCCGGAGTGTTCTTAACTATGTTTGGTAAAAATCGCTTTTttatggccgccaccacaaaatggcgaaacAATTTTAGATTTAGGTAAAGGGACGGATGTTgtaccaggaaaacaaatagTAAAAGCAGACGACGAACGCTGGCAGCTAGttgtatacaaaaattaaagtcgCTCAGCTGTCCGAAAATTTCGCCCACATAATTTTTGGCCAGTTGCCGCTTTCAGTTTGTTCCACGAAGTTGAATCTACCTACGCGATCCAGAAACGCCCAAGCAATTTGCAATGCCTACGGAGTGTGAAAATCAATTTAGTTTTGGATGAAAGCGGTGTCAGATCACACCCTTTTAACGGAAATCGACACCGGGAAATGGGCCATTACAACACCATTACCCTGCGTGGAAATGCGATAGAGAAACTGGTACTAACAAAAACTAGCACACAGTAAAAgtacatcatttttattttatttcacaccaATGTTAgtttcaagcgataaggccaccactGCGcacatgtatttatatttatatatatatctttcgtTCTACATTTCATCAAATTTATAgcaaaaatagatataataattcAGAAGCGGTTTCTCTCTcattctaataaaaacaaaagaaagaaaattgtctgtatttttttaatatgtcacatattttaattattgtaacttttgcttagttatattaaaatctttataagTATATCATAACCAAGCAAAATGATATGAAAAGAaccataattttatatattacttgagtacccagcctgcttcgctagattttgctttattttttttaaacaataaacttacatcattaaatttttaatggaagtctcataatatattaaatcatttatttctctccttattcattctcttctattctcttctcgagcgggtgaagatcattatctacacccatgtacaaccaacaatagaatatcatcatagtaaataaaagctgtatttgacagtttgacagttcaaaaataggagtgctccgatcgtcaccaaactttacagaattactcgccaggtcaatccggagattccctgaaagtttcattgaaatcggtccagccgtttcaaagcctatacgaaacatacccacacactttctctttaatatactcgtatatatagattataaattattttttaaacgtttataGATAATTTTCACGCCCAGATTTACTCCTCTGAATcatattaataattctttagtcagaaggattttatttagttgctTGCTTAAGGACATTCATTATTTAAAgcaatatgtatttaaattttatataattttaacgccGAGATTCACTCAATTCAAAACGAACCCTTATAGTAACGAATACATAATATTTCCGTTTAAAATTGTTTAGTCAGAATGATTACTGATAAATGCCATTTCTCggtaatgttattataattgaCTTTGCaagattataaatttattattccatgcagtaaaattaatttcatttttattatattcagccgacctattttgactatttttattttgtttattttgatgaatttttagttataatataaatgaatttgtgtaaattaagatttgcatgtcatagattttgactaaacacgtatacctacaatgttttatgcaaataaaagaattgaattgaattttttttttactacaagttagcccttgattgccatctcacctggtgatgatacagtctaagatggtagcgggcttacctgttagagagtatggtagccatacccctaattagttcctaggcgacatcgcaccgtaacataaatcgcttagcggcacctctttgtcggtagggtggtaactagccacggccaaagcctcccaccagacaaaaatttaattgaattttatttagtagTGTAGTGCTTAAGAAAATTCATTTTCAAATTTGAAAGACCCAACTGGATTGTAGACGTAGTGGCGTgcgtagataataaataaatcaactcTATTAATTGATTTCAGACTTTACCGAATCAGGCGATTCCATTATGAAGTTGGGAACCCCGAAAAAAAGATAATTCAATATATTGATGCGATTTCACTTCACAAGATACATTTCAAATACCATTTGTAAATATCGGGCGATTTTTCTGCGGGAAAATTCATTTTGCAAATGGATATCCACAATAATCTCGACTTTTTCGCATGAACGCTTGTTAAGTGGGCTTTTGTACTTGTACGCATTGTGCATTTAGATTATCAACCTGTTACcacaaaatatacatttatatatatatatatatatatatatatatatatatatatatatatatatatatattattattattatatatatatatatatatatatatatatatatattattattattattatatatatatatattcatatataaatatagatgcaACTACAGAGAAGATACAAACCAGCTTTGAAGAAATTCAGTCAAGACATTttagtgcacaaaaatattgactggatatatttacttaattcttaattcttaatttacttCAATATTTGGACGTCGCTGTAAGCGACAAAAAATACGTGAAACAAGAAATGATAACATCTATATACAAGTGTTTATAACCTAccatattttttctaaataaagaattagaaatttaatttgtacttatatatgagatattttattaaattaaaataaacgttaACAATGCAGTTGaaggctggcgcagtgggcagcaaccctgctttctgaatcaaaggccgtgggttcaattcccacaacgggaaaatatttgtgtgatgaacatgaatgtttttcagtgtctgggtgtttatctattataagtatttatgtatattattctaaaattattcatcagtcttctcagtgcccttaacacaagctacgcttactttgggcctagatttcgatgtgtgtattgtagtagtatattgaTTTGATTCAGTTTAACGGACTAAATGCTGTTTGGGGTACACAAACAGGCTCATTTAtagtatcctactaatattataaatgtgaaagtgtggatgttagTTAcccaaaaacggctgaacagatttggatgaaatatGGCATTCATGTAGTCTTTGACACgtaaaagaacataggctacctttatctcgattccttaagtagttcccgagaaaaaattgaaaattgtttacgagctaagccggaggcagacagctttgaaattttttatgcatGTCACCTACGCTAAGACAAAATACAtacaagattaaaaaaatataacaggtGAAGCTTTAGACTCAAGTCCACGCAGATGAAtacgcgggcagaagctagctATCATAATATACAATTACGTTAACAACCACTTTACAAATCAATGTAACAATCGAACTAACAGCAAAtccaaagttttaaatttaaaatgaatataaaaaatttcggaaccgaggGTTTTGAATCTGCTACACTCtgacaatcgcggcctgagcgctttaaccaattaaactAAGCCTCTATTAgtgccgatgccgaaattagtatgtgcattttatatatatttttttatatattgtttacatgATATAAAAGGCACATTTAATGcgcattaataaaatttaaaattcaaaaaattcaaaagatttAAGATATGAACATTGGTTTGCCTTGTGTTTTCTTTCAATAAAGGAATTCTGGCAATAAAGGTTTGCTCCGCATCTCTGCATAAGATGAGAACTAGtttcatagataaaaaaaattacataaaaaacgtGAATCCTGGGTTTCATATTTTCATGGTGACCctaaatttatgaaaaacgataagaaatataaaaacctaTCCATCATAATGGAAAGAAACACGTGTGATAGATGAGACAACGTTTACTAGAGGTTTTTCTGTCATATTTTTGTGCCTAGCAGCCCAAAGTCAGAATCTTGTTGCTGTCTacccccgtgcctcagagagcacgttataACAACTCATAAACACTAATCAATACTGTGAAGAGTGTGCTAAGGAGCAATTCGATTCGATCCACCACCatccatctcctttctaccatcgaactgagaggcaccgaaagaatctgcaccgttgcgttgttgaaataccatcgtACGTATGTAGcgctttgcttcttcctttctgatccgcaccgggGAAACGATTGGATGAACCCAGGCAGGGaaagaaaaaaatggaaaagGTTGGGGGAGGTCTCTACCCGAGAAGGGGCTCATATCTCCTACGAAAATcacaacaaaaattaaagaacgATTGGGTGAACCCAGGCAGGGaaagaaaaaaatggaaaagGTTGGGGGAGGTCTCTACCCGAGAAGGGGCTCATATCTCCTACGAAAATcacaacaaaaattaaagaacgATTGGATGAACCCAGGCAAAAAATCCTGGAATAAAATAAGcctgtgttactctccgttctttcaactaactctacgccAACTGACGCATGTGGTCATTCTTAAAAGCGCTTTTCTCCCAATGGCTTCTATTCGAGGAGACGTTTGCACCATTTAAATGACaatctgagatggtgataacaaaaaaaacccggctaagtttgtcgtgggcttcttcttaggccaggacgcgtttggaaccctcgtagctttagttttaagtttccgaatatggttatcgccatcatctcactacttctcatgtaatgtaagcatcaaaagtgccacctatgggcctacgtgaaaaaaacaaatgacatATAGCTAGTATATAGCTAGTCCTGCCCACGTCTAACTAACACCGGagattttaatgatttattttttgtactaatttACTCAcaacatttataattaatttagatGTGagaataatcatcattatctacccattaccggccttctacatggaacgggtctcctcccacaatgagaaggggttaaggccgccacgctggcccagtgcgtattggttccacacacctttgagaacattatggagaactctcaggtatacaggtttcctcacgatgttttccttcaccgttgaagcagtgacattttaattgcttaaaacgcacataacttggagcaaacgcacataagttaaagaaaacgcacataagttagagttgcgtgctgggattcgaactcagcccctcgaaagtgaagtcgaagtaccTCTATTtgtacctctatttttcccgccatttatATGGCCTTCccttttgatctgggttcctgtcattttgaacttctactccaacttatactgACCACAGATtaagcataattatttattttatttatttatttgtgaacaataatatatcttaaccactaatgaatgaaacgatgatcactgtaaaagtatgaaactgcgtaacagtgatcacgcccacctccaaaacataaaatttaccactgtccacttgatatttatcaaaaaaatctaaatacattcaaaaatattaattaaaataaaatgagataCAAAACAgggatacatgcaacatgttaatCTTGACCTcgagtgtgtgtgtattttgtGTTAAGTATGtaagtgtctgtctgtgtgtgtgtgtgtgtgtgtgtgcgtgtgtatatgcgtgcgtgtgtttgtgtgtgtgtgcgtgtgtgcgtgtgtgcatgtgtgtgagAGAATCTTTCAATTGaacctatttcaaaataattaaaagttttgctGTCTCTTCATAAGATAGTGATTGAAGCCACTTTAAACATATTAACTTACATGAGTGTCTTGGTAAAGGGTAGatattaatttctttgtttaGTCTGTTGTACAGTAAGCAACTCAAAAATGGGTAATGGCGTCTTGCGACTGCGGTGCGGGTTGCCTCCATCCTACATACCATATATGATCTACGCTTCGTGTTTGCTAAGTTAGGGTCATAGCGCATCTCGGCATGTTAACATTGTTATACCCAGTATAATAAGGCCCTATTTTATTACGAAGtcacaaaaagaaaacaaaaatctgGTCGATAAATAACCCTCATTACGGTAGGTTGAAAAAAAGTAGATACAGGGTGTTGTATGTTTTATCCGTCGAATGTATTTCGCTTGATTAGATTTGTTTTTTCCTCTCCTTAATTGTATTTGGATTACAAAGAGTCCATCACTTTGTTTGGGTGTGCGTTTATTGGAAAAGCAATCGCGTTcggtttttctttattccaaatgtatttttttcttataattaatgAAGGCAttgttaatatattgtttttcataacacacttgtgtttttttaggttttgaatttattgttgTTTGCCGGTGTAACTACAGGCACTTAGTCTCAGGGTTGTGGCCACGTTTCTGCAATATGTAGGCGTTCCTTGAATGCGCTTTGAAGTATTGCTATTTTTAACTTCCAACATAAACACGACAGGGTGTTATAATGTATGTGTGTGCtctgtctgtggcattgtatttcccgaacggatgagccgtttttgatatttttatgctTAAAAGTCGGGACTGTtctgatgaaaatcggtcctaCATGACCGTCACCATATAATGGCGAATCACATTTTTGTTAGCTCCATCGATATGGGTATCAATGAATGggatctaaaaaaaatgttcattatataaaaagtaatatattatcCAAAATGCGTATTAAATTATTCGTTTTCCTAATCACACTGatgatgtttttcttttgtaatatattggcgtggttgccggcgtCATTACAGGTAAATGACGTCACACACATACGATTCTGGTTGGTGGCCACGGTTGGTGGCCTTAATGAGGTATTCCTTGTATGCTCTGTGAAGTGTTACTATTTTTATACTCTTTCTTCTTCGTCGTTTTCTTCATTACTGAAGATAATGTCTGGATTCAAGTTCCTTACTAGTTAAGTGATAACAACCTTCTCTCGTGTTCTATTTTTATTgccatcatcataatcatatcaaacgattcacgtccactgctggacataggtttttgtTGGGATTTCCACTATATTGTGCCACTGggtcaaaaaaataacaatacccgggttagtatttttttttgacccTCAGAAGACCGTTTTTTGcaagtacataatttattatatttttatgcattagttcacagaattaagagcacACAGAAACCACGACTGTAAATAAAGCCCGTaaagttaacaataaactaacttaaataaattgataaaatgagtaataaattgtataagtaagtaaataaagcgattaagaaaatattatacgtAAGAAAATTATACGTAAATAATATAACGTAAGTATAAATgcagtgggtttgattccctcaactggaaaatgtttgtgtgat
This is a stretch of genomic DNA from Pararge aegeria chromosome 12, ilParAegt1.1, whole genome shotgun sequence. It encodes these proteins:
- the LOC120628187 gene encoding uncharacterized protein LOC120628187, with amino-acid sequence MARVLFLLALGLLLLQQCTPRGLPDTEESVVSVYTTQPNMAGANIDVYRQIANNLAEKITSPIYSFLGYGKDKAEMPSTTKQPWGKLEILDDPETVTKANQKPINNDISLDKEVEELSSEALRKIDKKPEKITLYSSYLPSGKIEKLDGNDTINEITDDDETFGFDDVDDGSNDADKGRSGTFVQFLEILGSVIQLIYGGIVAFFSSSSKTTN